A single window of Selenomonas sputigena DNA harbors:
- the ptsP gene encoding phosphoenolpyruvate--protein phosphotransferase yields the protein MAESLRGKGVIAGIAIGTIMMAGQNIDGHLKGYTPGNKDIENQKIKDAIKAVVAVLQENIKTLQAKGMAEQAAILEAHRMLAQDPMMEETMHTKIETLANAPLAVLDTAKEQAAIFEQMDDPYFRERATDIRDVGKRIAKYILGVKEPEIGDDPVILCGHEIEPSVIANIPTDKIAGVILGQGSTTCHAVIIAKARAIPTVVGIGERLAEIPDGACVVIDGERGDILVRPDEVTLADYREKIKQQEERKAYYAELAPLPAVTTDGVRVELCANIGNHMDVDAALTYGAEGVGLFRSEFVFMGRQDIPTEDDQFKAYKEAVEKCGGKICVIRTMDIGGDKPLPYLNIPPEDNPFLGYRALRISLQRRDLFLPQLKAILRAGVYGKAAIMAPMVINVAEFKKVLEFVDEAKLELSHEGKAFSENVQVGIMVETPAAAIMTPELAKYVDFFSIGTNDLVQYTLAVDRGNSSISYLYNHFNPAVLRLVERTARAAKDNGIWCGMCGEMASDPYAAVLLMAMGLTELSMSAPSIPRVKEKLRAVSAVQAKEILADVMKMEDGEEIKAYLQKVLA from the coding sequence ATGGCAGAAAGTTTGCGCGGCAAGGGCGTCATCGCCGGCATTGCGATCGGCACGATCATGATGGCAGGACAGAACATTGACGGCCACCTTAAAGGATATACGCCCGGCAACAAGGACATTGAGAACCAGAAAATCAAGGATGCCATTAAGGCTGTTGTCGCCGTATTGCAGGAGAACATCAAGACGCTGCAGGCGAAGGGGATGGCGGAGCAGGCGGCTATTCTTGAAGCGCACCGCATGCTCGCGCAGGATCCGATGATGGAAGAGACGATGCACACGAAGATCGAAACGCTCGCGAACGCTCCTCTGGCAGTGCTCGACACGGCGAAGGAACAGGCGGCAATTTTCGAGCAGATGGACGATCCGTATTTCCGCGAGCGCGCTACCGATATCCGCGACGTCGGCAAGCGCATCGCAAAGTACATTCTTGGCGTCAAGGAGCCGGAGATCGGCGACGATCCCGTGATCCTCTGCGGGCACGAGATCGAACCGTCCGTCATCGCCAACATCCCAACGGACAAGATCGCCGGCGTGATCTTGGGACAGGGAAGCACGACATGCCATGCCGTCATCATCGCCAAGGCGCGCGCGATTCCGACGGTCGTCGGCATTGGCGAGCGACTGGCGGAGATCCCTGATGGCGCATGCGTCGTCATCGACGGCGAGCGCGGCGACATCCTCGTGCGCCCCGACGAGGTGACGTTGGCAGACTATCGCGAGAAGATCAAGCAGCAGGAGGAGCGCAAGGCGTACTACGCCGAGTTAGCGCCTCTGCCTGCCGTCACGACGGATGGCGTGCGCGTCGAGCTTTGCGCCAATATCGGCAATCACATGGACGTTGACGCGGCACTCACTTATGGTGCAGAGGGCGTGGGACTGTTCCGCTCGGAATTCGTATTCATGGGCAGGCAGGACATCCCGACGGAAGACGATCAGTTCAAGGCGTACAAGGAAGCCGTCGAGAAGTGCGGCGGCAAGATTTGCGTGATCCGCACGATGGACATTGGCGGCGACAAGCCTCTGCCGTACCTTAATATTCCTCCCGAGGACAATCCGTTCCTGGGCTACCGTGCTCTGCGCATCAGCCTGCAGAGGCGCGACCTCTTCCTGCCGCAGCTCAAGGCGATCTTAAGGGCCGGCGTCTACGGCAAGGCGGCGATCATGGCGCCGATGGTCATCAACGTCGCGGAGTTCAAGAAGGTTCTGGAGTTCGTCGACGAGGCGAAGCTGGAGCTTTCGCACGAGGGAAAGGCATTCTCCGAAAACGTGCAGGTCGGCATCATGGTCGAAACGCCGGCGGCCGCCATCATGACGCCCGAGCTTGCCAAGTACGTCGACTTCTTCAGCATTGGCACGAACGATCTCGTGCAGTACACGCTCGCCGTTGACCGCGGCAATTCGAGCATCTCGTACCTCTATAATCATTTCAATCCCGCCGTCCTGCGCCTCGTCGAGCGCACGGCGCGCGCTGCGAAGGACAATGGGATATGGTGCGGCATGTGCGGTGAGATGGCGAGCGATCCCTACGCTGCCGTCCTCTTGATGGCGATGGGGCTGACCGAGCTCAGTATGAGCGCACCGTCGATTCCGCGCGTCAAGGAAAAGCTGCGCGCCGTTTCCGCTGTGCAGGCCAAGGAGATCCTCGCCGATGTCATGAAGATGGAAGACGGGGAAGAAATCAAGGCGTACCTGCAGAAGGTTCTCGCCTGA
- a CDS encoding HPr family phosphocarrier protein: MTEATLTIENKTGIHARPASVFVQTAAKFKSKVQVKAKGKTADAKSILMLMSLGLAKGTEITIEADGPDEADAVAALKELIVTKFGEE; the protein is encoded by the coding sequence ATGACAGAGGCAACATTGACGATTGAGAACAAGACGGGAATCCATGCGCGTCCGGCTTCCGTTTTTGTACAGACGGCTGCAAAATTCAAGTCCAAGGTGCAGGTCAAAGCGAAGGGCAAGACGGCGGATGCCAAGAGCATCCTCATGCTCATGAGCCTGGGACTTGCCAAGGGAACGGAAATCACGATTGAGGCGGACGGCCCCGATGAGGCAGATGCTGTGGCGGCTCTCAAAGAACTTATCGTAACGAAGTTCGGCGAGGAGTAA